From the Deltaproteobacteria bacterium genome, one window contains:
- a CDS encoding LLM class flavin-dependent oxidoreductase — translation MKFHLFVYATLGRRHELAAGMAGKRPELYQRMLDEVAQITRFADEAGYAGIGHPEHHLQIEGFEASNEPGLLSMWMGQHSKRLRINMVGFVAPTHNPVRTAEYIATLDHMLRGRLGVGIVRGYQARWVHNFRIRQDLNAVGDWNRNSEDDNINREYFKEFVDIVLTAWKKDTFSYHGKYFTIPPKDMINPHVQPVYTKYGTGVDADMRVREIGIAPKPFQNPHPPLYGGFTHSMRTALFWAQYAGKPIVLASDLQFCKNLWRAYNEEAAKHGHNVQPGDEAAWGGSLICAPTMATAQEWSQDVKWMWDQWFVPFAQGHPEYLVGDPDFISRRIEEAAKTFPIKECFFLLPQGISPIEQVLSSLELFAKKVMPRFAD, via the coding sequence ATGAAGTTTCACCTCTTCGTTTATGCTACCTTAGGGCGTCGGCATGAGTTAGCTGCCGGTATGGCGGGAAAACGTCCAGAACTCTACCAACGTATGTTGGATGAAGTTGCGCAGATTACACGCTTTGCCGATGAAGCAGGCTACGCTGGTATTGGTCATCCTGAACACCATTTACAAATCGAAGGCTTTGAAGCCAGCAATGAACCCGGCTTGCTCTCCATGTGGATGGGACAACACAGCAAGCGCCTGCGCATCAACATGGTGGGTTTTGTTGCCCCCACACATAATCCAGTCCGTACTGCTGAGTACATTGCGACGTTGGATCACATGCTCCGCGGTCGCTTGGGCGTTGGCATCGTCCGAGGCTATCAAGCGCGTTGGGTTCATAACTTCCGTATTCGCCAGGACCTCAACGCTGTGGGAGATTGGAACCGCAACAGCGAAGACGACAATATCAACCGGGAATACTTCAAAGAGTTTGTTGATATCGTTCTGACTGCTTGGAAAAAAGATACATTTAGTTACCATGGCAAGTATTTCACTATTCCGCCTAAGGATATGATCAATCCGCACGTGCAGCCGGTCTACACTAAGTATGGTACTGGCGTAGACGCTGATATGCGTGTGCGTGAGATTGGTATTGCGCCCAAGCCGTTTCAGAATCCCCATCCTCCCCTATACGGCGGGTTCACGCATAGTATGCGGACTGCCCTCTTCTGGGCGCAATATGCCGGAAAACCGATTGTCCTCGCTTCGGATTTACAATTCTGCAAGAACCTCTGGCGAGCATACAACGAAGAAGCTGCTAAGCATGGACATAACGTTCAGCCTGGAGACGAAGCAGCATGGGGCGGTTCGCTGATCTGTGCTCCGACAATGGCAACCGCACAGGAATGGTCACAAGACGTGAAATGGATGTGGGACCAATGGTTCGTGCCGTTCGCGCAAGGTCATCCAGAGTATCTGGTCGGCGACCCAGATTTCATCTCACGACGCATTGAAGAAGCGGCAAAGACGTTTCCGATCAAAGAATGCTTCTTCCTTCTGCCCCAAGGGATCTCGCCAATCGAGCAAGTCTTAAGTTCGTTGGAATTGTTTGCCAAGAAGGTGATGCCGCGGTTTGCGGACTAG
- a CDS encoding ATP-binding protein yields the protein MVSELFNNALDHGVLEVDSRLKELAGGFEEYTRVRAERLRVLRSGQIEVEIEHVWHAEPQCLQIRVKDNGRGFDHEAVMLDSVARKAERYGRGIAIVCDLCESVTYVGNGNEGIARYQLNCGTTGV from the coding sequence ATTGTTTCCGAATTATTCAATAATGCTCTTGATCATGGTGTGCTTGAGGTGGACTCCCGGCTTAAGGAATTAGCTGGTGGCTTTGAGGAATATACGCGCGTGCGCGCTGAACGTTTGCGCGTCTTACGGTCAGGGCAGATTGAGGTTGAGATTGAGCATGTGTGGCACGCGGAGCCGCAATGCTTGCAAATCCGTGTCAAAGATAATGGTCGCGGATTCGATCATGAGGCGGTGATGTTGGACAGCGTTGCACGGAAAGCAGAGCGCTACGGACGCGGTATCGCAATAGTCTGTGATCTTTGCGAGAGTGTGACGTATGTGGGGAACGGCAATGAGGGTATTGCCCGGTATCAGTTGAATTGCGGCACGACAGGAGTCTGA